The window AATTGTTGGGAAAAGCCTCTGTGCTCTTCCACGCCATATAACCATTGTAAAAATCTTTTTCAGCTTGCGTAAATGTCCTGTTAGAAATCATGTCGTTAAACCCCTTAAATACAAACTCTTTGTTGTATTGAGGATCTACCATGTAAAATCTTAGGCCGCTCTTGTTGCCCAACCCATCGACCTGAGCCACTGTCATGTAGTTATTTAATCCAATATAGTCGTAACCCATTTGTCTTGCATATTTGATATGTTCCGGAGGACTATTATGCCAACAAACAGCAAACATATTCTTCCATCCATTATCCGAAGTCAGTGCACTTTGCCCATACGCCTCGCATACAAGCGTGCTGCAAAAGAGCATACCTAAAAATAAACGACTAACCGCCGCAAACATCTCTGACATAATTGTTCCTCTCAAAAAAAAGCACCTCCAGCCCTAGGTCATTTTCGCTAGCATTCTCACGCTACTATCATGCTATATCCATTACTAATTTTTACGGTAACATCTTCACCGCAGGCCTATTACTTGGTGAGAATCCTTGTGTGAGAGCAAAGCAAGAAACATACCAAGCAGAAAGTGCCAGTAAACACAAGAATGTTACTGATTGCTATTAATAGCTAAGATTCCATTTATACCATTTACAAAAATCCTTTTTGTAAATGGTATGAACAGCAAGTGCGTAAGCACTTGCCAATAAACAACAAATACCGTTTCCAAAAAGTAAAATATTTAACTTACTTTTTACTTTTTGGAAACGGTATACTACGCAATTTGTTCTTGGCGTGCATTGTAGCCGAGAAGCAAGTCCTTTCAAAGCAATTAAGCCGCTTTCATTCAATCTCAACACTTAGGCGCTTTCCAGAAAATATTTCTATTTCCTTTAAAACCCTATCTCTATTTCCAGCCATGTAAACACCATAACTGCCAGGCGGAATTTTTAGCGGATCTGCGCCAATAGTGGTGCGGCCAGCAAGTGTTCCATCAGCGCCCACTATCTCAAAACTTGCAAGAAGCGACTTATTGATAGCTTTTGCAAGCGAAGCACGATCCTCAGCATGGAAATACTCACCACCACCCAGATTAGCCCACTCGGCAAAATCGCGACGAATTCTATCCGAATCGACTGCAAACCCAACAATGTTTACGCGCACATTAAATCCTTTTCGCTTTAAATCTAAAATTTCAGCACGCGGATCTCCACCACACGTTTCTTCACCATCTGTTATGAGAACCACCAAACCTTCCCCACCAGCCCCCCCTGCTAAATCATCCGCGACAGCATGCAAAGACTGAGCAATGGCCGTTTTTGCACCATCTACCGCGCGCAGTTTAGAAGCAACATTGCGAATTCTTGCTGGCTCCGCTTCGCTTAGCGGTAACATTAGCTCAGTAGAACACAAGCCGCGCCCACCGTGACCAAAAGCGCGCAGCGCCACCTTAGTTTTTTTAGAAGGCAAAGATGCCGCAAGCTCGGCGATTAAACTCTTAGCGATATCAATCCTTCTCTCTCTACCTATCATTTGAAGCATGCTCCCCGAAGCATCAATTAGAAATTCTACAACTGGACTTGCACCTCTAACCTCGGCGCCTGCGGAGGCTTTAAGAACTAGCTCTCCAGGCGGGAGTGGCTCTGTTCGCACTTTAAAGTTAAGCGAGTAATTAGAAGGTTGGCGCAATCTAGCAGCCATGCGTCTAAACTGCACATCTGCCTCGCCTTGAGAAGAAAAAGTGCTATAAAAGCCTCCATTTAACGCAGCCCAATCCTGCATCAAGTTTACCTGCGCCCTAGTTCTTTCGAGTCCATCTCCTGTTAGAATTTTTAGCGCAAAGATTCTCGGTCTAGCCGCTGCAAATTCATTCCACAATTTCGCATTCAGACTAGCTCCATCAGAGGCCGCATCGGTTATAACAGCTATGGCATGAATCCCCTGTCGATTTGTTAATTCCAAACTGCTAGCAAGGAGAGAACCCTCGGCATTGCTAGAGTCGTCTTTCCAAGCATAATCTGCAAGAGCCTCATAGACATCGGCGGGATTGCTAGTCCAATCTCTTAAGATTGAACTCGCTCGCTCTCCCTGGAAAGGAATTAAGTTAATGGCCTCAAGCTCTGGTTCTATATCCCAAACCAGGCGCTCGACTACTCTTTGAATTCCCCTCTCAAAGCCAGTTACACTACCACTAGTATCCCAAGTAACTACAACCGATCGCCTTGGTTGACTTACGCGGACAAAATAATTACCCGGGCGAACTTTTGCAACATAAGCGTCAGGATTATCGGGATCCGCTTCTACTGCTACACCTTGGCCGTTACTATCCAACAAATCGATGGCTACCTCAGCTACTGGTTTTCCCTTGACTTCAAAGGTTACCGCCTGAGCCTTTTCTGGCAGCTCAATGCTATACCAGTTTTCGGCTTCATTAATTCTTACAATCCCATTGACGCTCTTACCCTGCTCGAGCTTAATAGCATTTTCTCGAGTTAACCCAAGTCCATTGCCGACGTTTCCAACATCGCTAGATTGCCGCCCATATTCAGACACCATTTGCTTAATATCGCTTCCCCATTCCCCCAGGATTGAGCGATAGCTCGAATCTACAAACTGCTCCCATACTCCGAGACGTCCCGCCAAAACTACTCGCTTGCCTAAAGGTGCAAGCACTTCAATTAACAGGTTACTTGCTCTAAGTGGCTCGCCTAACGTGAATGTGCTTACTCCATTGTTACTCTCTGCCACCTTCCATCGTCCAAGCTTTGCCCATGGACCAAATGGCCCATCGATACTGTAACTCACATCAAACTCTAAATTCGCACTCGACGATCCCCATGAATTTTCTGCTTCCCAGGTAATCTCCGCAATTTGAGGACTGCGCGAAGCCATAAAACCCAGCACGATTTTTATAGGCTGCTCTCGTTTTGCAGGAAACGCTATTGGTTTCTTGTTCCAATTGCCACTGTCGCCAGTTAAATTGCTCTCTGGCTCACCGCTTGCATAGACTACATGCCCTCCAACTGATGGCGAGGCAATGTTAAACTTAACCGCCTTATCAAAAGGCAAAGAAGGATCCTGAATAATTTTTAGCTCCGACAGTTCGGCAGTATTAGAATTTTCCTTCCCATAATTATCCAAAGCTGTAAGGCGAACAAATCTAGCCTCAATGGGCTGCTTAAAAACAAATCCCTGCTCTCGAAAAATCGGAGAAAGTTTTTCGCCAAGCACCTCCGTATAATTTTTGCCATCTATTGATATTTCAAGTTTAAAATTCTTTATACGTGCTCTAAAAGGCGCTAGAGGTGCTGGTTCAAATAATGCGCCAACAATCGGCCTCACATCAGTGCCAGCAAGCGACACTACGACGGGCTCGCCAATAGGAAGACTAACTGACTTTCCATCCACGATGCCGTCGATGAGACAAACGTACTTTTGCTCCGCAGTCGCCCCTAAAACCGACCACGCTACATTAATCCCGCCACTCAATTTTTTTGGGATAGCCGGCGTTAAAAACCGCTTGGCTCGCTTTGCTGTAGCAACTACTTTTATAATGTCTGAAACGCGTACACTCTCACTCTTCTCCGAATCACTTTGAAGGTTAATCTCTACTCTCATAGGCCAATCGTCGCGAGCATCTGGAGAAACCAAAAGTGCAAGTGGCAATTTAACTTCGCCTTCTGGCTCGAGTTTAATATCGGCTGGCAACCCCTTCAAAGTCCATCTTTCATCGGCAATCCATGCCTTTGGCTTTATGACACTCTGCGACGAAGCAAGAGACTTAATCGCAAGCACCCCCTCTATTACCTGCGCATCTGCTAAAAATGGCGCGACCTCTTTTGCATTAAACTTAAGTTCTGCGCTAAACCCAGGTTGCTGTACAGAAGTTTGCTCATTTACAAAAAAGGGCAAAGCATCCACTCGCAGGGCATATGGATATGTCGTAAAATCCTGGCTATTACTTAGCCTAAGTTTTAGATAGTAATCTCCAGGCTCGAGCAAGCCCTCCCAGATAATATGCTGAGTTTCTCCAGATACTTCCGTGTTGATAAATTCAGCTACGACCTCAGCGGCTTGACCCCACTCCAATTGCGATACAACTGGAAAATCAACAGGCGAATCGAGCGCGATGCGCACTCTGCTTGGGGCCGGCAGAAAAAAAGTGTGATAATCTATGTCGCCACCGTAGTCTAGCCAGCCTTTTATTGATATTCCTTCTCTAACGTGAACAGCACGAGCTATTTCATTGTTTGGCTCTAGCTCCTCTCCCGCATTAGGTAAACCAATTTTTTTTGCCCTAAAAATCCAATCTCCCTGTTTTCCGTCTATAGCTACAGTTCGCCATCCTTGAGGAACTAGCACGCGAGGAAGTTTTATTACTGAAGCGCCCTTTCGCGAAGAACCTTGCACTATTGTTTTACCCGAGGAGTCGATTAGACTTAAATTACTAACACTACTTCCAAACACTTCAAAATCCCAGAGTTCTAAGCCGTTATCGATCTTCACCTTAAATAAGTCCCTAGTGTCATTTTCTGATAACGAACCGCTGATCGGCCCAGTAGAATCTATCGGCATTGCGAGTTCATATCTGTCGTTGGGCTCTCGCTCCGACGAAGCCGACGCGGCAGGATTATCAAAAACTCCCAATACATAAGTTTCGTCTAATCCTAATTCCCCAGTAACATTAACATAATAGCGCCCAGGCTGAAGAACCAACTTCGATAGCTTTATTTCGTAAAAACCCTTAGCAGATGACATCACGCGTCCCTCTTTATCGAGTAGTTGAAGAGCGATTGAGTCTTTACTCGGCGAACGAAGTAGTATTTCTGTTTCTTTCTTTGACAATGCCTCATCTACATCGAAGAAATAGTAATCCGAATCGCCATACCAGTCGCGTTTTACTAGCCTTCCCGAACGCCTAATCCTAGGCGTTAGCTGATGGGCTTCTCGCTCCGAACTGTCCGGCTCTCTCGAAAACTCCATACCGCCATGAGTCGATATAGCTCTTGCCTCAAGAGCTATCGAAACATCTGTCTCTCCCTGCACGACAACTTTGTATTTATTGCTTTCAAGGCCTAGATCTGCCAGCCTAGTTACGCCAAAATCATCCGCGGCTTG is drawn from Deltaproteobacteria bacterium and contains these coding sequences:
- a CDS encoding VWA domain-containing protein, with product MIAVSHKTLARALLWVTCIAAVLLLSFLPVRLTLAVDNTCLAVDGENSSFEDAVPLQGQFCRTGSILKSEERIFFRLQLASSSAQSYWSFQLQALPGQAGRLEIFFVPPDKSASDVARSSSLFSADTSSATGILNTEPLILGSGYFIIAISGSGDGITYKLRGQQVRALPAEWKKVDAVRQDSFSLSSVLPQGSIEIPWEVSDSQILWELVLQSRPGARVSLALVGANGEEIARAKQAADDFGVTRLADLGLESNKYKVVVQGETDVSIALEARAISTHGGMEFSREPDSSEREAHQLTPRIRRSGRLVKRDWYGDSDYYFFDVDEALSKKETEILLRSPSKDSIALQLLDKEGRVMSSAKGFYEIKLSKLVLQPGRYYVNVTGELGLDETYVLGVFDNPAASASSEREPNDRYELAMPIDSTGPISGSLSENDTRDLFKVKIDNGLELWDFEVFGSSVSNLSLIDSSGKTIVQGSSRKGASVIKLPRVLVPQGWRTVAIDGKQGDWIFRAKKIGLPNAGEELEPNNEIARAVHVREGISIKGWLDYGGDIDYHTFFLPAPSRVRIALDSPVDFPVVSQLEWGQAAEVVAEFINTEVSGETQHIIWEGLLEPGDYYLKLRLSNSQDFTTYPYALRVDALPFFVNEQTSVQQPGFSAELKFNAKEVAPFLADAQVIEGVLAIKSLASSQSVIKPKAWIADERWTLKGLPADIKLEPEGEVKLPLALLVSPDARDDWPMRVEINLQSDSEKSESVRVSDIIKVVATAKRAKRFLTPAIPKKLSGGINVAWSVLGATAEQKYVCLIDGIVDGKSVSLPIGEPVVVSLAGTDVRPIVGALFEPAPLAPFRARIKNFKLEISIDGKNYTEVLGEKLSPIFREQGFVFKQPIEARFVRLTALDNYGKENSNTAELSELKIIQDPSLPFDKAVKFNIASPSVGGHVVYASGEPESNLTGDSGNWNKKPIAFPAKREQPIKIVLGFMASRSPQIAEITWEAENSWGSSSANLEFDVSYSIDGPFGPWAKLGRWKVAESNNGVSTFTLGEPLRASNLLIEVLAPLGKRVVLAGRLGVWEQFVDSSYRSILGEWGSDIKQMVSEYGRQSSDVGNVGNGLGLTRENAIKLEQGKSVNGIVRINEAENWYSIELPEKAQAVTFEVKGKPVAEVAIDLLDSNGQGVAVEADPDNPDAYVAKVRPGNYFVRVSQPRRSVVVTWDTSGSVTGFERGIQRVVERLVWDIEPELEAINLIPFQGERASSILRDWTSNPADVYEALADYAWKDDSSNAEGSLLASSLELTNRQGIHAIAVITDAASDGASLNAKLWNEFAAARPRIFALKILTGDGLERTRAQVNLMQDWAALNGGFYSTFSSQGEADVQFRRMAARLRQPSNYSLNFKVRTEPLPPGELVLKASAGAEVRGASPVVEFLIDASGSMLQMIGRERRIDIAKSLIAELAASLPSKKTKVALRAFGHGGRGLCSTELMLPLSEAEPARIRNVASKLRAVDGAKTAIAQSLHAVADDLAGGAGGEGLVVLITDGEETCGGDPRAEILDLKRKGFNVRVNIVGFAVDSDRIRRDFAEWANLGGGEYFHAEDRASLAKAINKSLLASFEIVGADGTLAGRTTIGADPLKIPPGSYGVYMAGNRDRVLKEIEIFSGKRLSVEIE